CTATCAACCCTGCGACTGGCCTGCCGATGACCAGTGACGACTACGGTGGCTTCGATGTGGGCGGTAGCCCATACGGCACTGATGTCCATTCGCAACATCACCCCTGGTCGGCGTCGTACCCGACTTGGGACAGCGGGGGCTGGAACAGCTTCTGACGCGTTGCGGCGACGCGGGATACCTCAACTCCCCGGTATTCGATGACCATCTTGGCGGTTGCATTATCATTGCGGTTTTTGCTTCCAACTGGTTGTTTCCCGCGCTGCATGAGCCAGAACATCAAGAACGCACTCCGGGGCGCAGCAAAGCAGCTGCCGCCCCTCTTGGGCCGACTGTCCTCAGGGACATTCGGACTCCCCGCCCCGTGCTCGGAGCCGCGTTTGCCGATTACGGCACATTCTGTACCTTGAGCAGGCATCAACCACATACCCCATGTCGAAATCAATTTCCTCGTTGGAAGAGCAGTACGCTCACCTCAATGCAGCACAACTGCGCCGGATTCTCATTGAGCACTTGACCAAGCAGAAGCTAGGGCTCTATTGGGAGCATGACTCTCTGGAACGCGACACAAAGCTCAACGGTGACGTCGTACTTCCGGTACTTGATGAACAGGCATCGCTTCCTTCCGCTGACGGCAGCTACCGCAACTTGGTTATCGAGGGCGACAATTTCGATTCATTGCGCCTTTTGCGCGCGACCCATGCGGGCAAGATAAGGGTTATTTACATTGACCCTCCATATAACACCGGCAACAAGGACTGGGTTTACAACGACCGGTTTGTGGGAAAGAACGACCGGTGGCGTCATTCCCAGTGGCTAGAATTTCTTTATCAGCGCCTGCGGCTCGCTCGGGACCTGCTTACGCCGGATGGCGTCATCATGGTCTCCATCAATGACGAGAACCGGGCAAAGCTAGAGCTATTGATGGACGATGTGTTCGGCGGGATGCGCGTCGGTAGCTTAGCTTGGAGAACACGGGATACGACGAGCGCGAAAGGGCAGAATTTCAGTGACGTGCACGAGCACATCCTCGTCTATGCTGCGGAAGGCTTCGCGTTCAACGGGCGCGAGAAGACGCAGAAGAAGTACAAAAATCCAGACAAGGACCCCCGAGGCGCTTGGAATGGCGACCCTCTGACGCTGGCGTTCGACCGATTCGACCGGGAAAACCTCTTCTATCCGCTGCACAATCCCGACACAGACCGATGGTATCCGTGCGACGAGAACCGTGTCTGGGCCTACGCCACGGAAAAGCGGGTAACGGACGGGCAAGAGCTCCAAGCTGAGACGATGGAGGAATTCATTCGCCGAAAGCAAATCTTGTTTCCGGCTGAGGAAAAAGTTGTTATCTGGAACAGTCTGGACGAAATCTATGCGGCTATCGAAGCCGGCGATGTACCTGTCACGCCCAAGCGGAAACGTCCATTAATCACGAAGACGACGCCCGATTTGGAGTTTTGGGTGGGCAAGCAGATTGGCTTCGGACGCCCTCTCTTCAAAAAGTTTTGGAAGGACTTGCGCAGTCACGTCAATCCTCTTAGCTCTTGGATTTTTCGCATCAACGAAGTCTACGACGACGAAGATTTTGCAGCCATGACGTCCCCTCAGGCTGGCGAGGGGACGGAGGTAATCCAGGCGATTTTCGGCCGAAAGGTATTTCAGTATCCCAAACCTCCAGCTCTCATCAAAGAGCTTTTGCGGCAGGCTTCCAAGCCGGGCGACATTATTCTCGACTTCTTCGCTGGCTCGGCGACGACAGGGCAGTGCGTTCTTGAGCTTAACGAAGAGGACGACGGCAACCGCCGATTCATTCTCTGTTCCAATTCTGAGGCGACGGCGGCTGACGTCAACAAGAACATTTGTCGTGACGTGACTGCGGAAAGGTTGCGTAGAGTCGTCGCGGGGTTTGCTGGATTTGAAGCCGTACCCGGCGACTTCGCATATCTCAAGCTGATTAAGTACGACCCCGCTGACGTCGCGTTGGACGCGACGCCGGAGAATGCGTTTCTCACGCTCTCATTGCGACACGCCGACAAGCTAACTGCGGCAGACGATTCGGATGTGCAATTGGTTGCGCGAGGCGGAGGTCTGGCGGTCATCCACTGCAAGCGGGTCACGAAAGCCGCTTTGGAGTTCATGGCGGCACTGCCGGAGGCACGGCTTGCCGTTTACTCCGACAGACCGCACACGGTGGAGGAGCGGCTATCGGCCGGCGGTAAGACAGTGAATAGTTACGCGATTGCTGACGCTATCGTGAAGGGACAGAATAAGGTGGGCATGTGAGTAGCGACCGCGAAATCATCGTTGGGCAGAGCGTGGCATTGGAGCCGGAAGCCTTCCAGCTTCGGCTTATTGAGCGCATGACTGCGGTACTTGGGCGGGACCCGAGTCCGCCGTGTCTGTTACGGGCGCCCACGGGTGCTGGTAAGACATTCGTTATCAGCAAGGTCCTTGAGGCGGTCTGCGAGCAGACTCCTACTTTGTGGTTTTGGTTCGTTCCGTTTGCTAACCTGGTTCAGCAAACCGAGGATTCTATTGCCTCAAACTGCTCGACCATGGCACCAACGTCCTTGGCAAAGGGGCGGAACAAAGAGCCTGCTTCACGCATGGTGCTGATTTCAACCGCGCAGGGTGTTGCTAAGGCAACCGCTCGGAAGTCTGGCTATCGCAACGATTCTGATGACGATGTGCGTTCGCTCGCAGACCTGGTCGAGCGAGGTCGGGCGAAGGGGCTCAGTATCGGGTTGGTGGTCGACGAGGCTCACATTGGCTTGGACAGCCAAACTGAGTTCGGCCAATTTGCAAAATGGCTGA
The DNA window shown above is from Paraburkholderia sp. PGU19 and carries:
- a CDS encoding peptidase is translated as MAMHPINPATGLPMTSDDYGGFDVGGSPYGTDVHSQHHPWSASYPTWDSGGWNSF
- a CDS encoding site-specific DNA-methyltransferase gives rise to the protein MSKSISSLEEQYAHLNAAQLRRILIEHLTKQKLGLYWEHDSLERDTKLNGDVVLPVLDEQASLPSADGSYRNLVIEGDNFDSLRLLRATHAGKIRVIYIDPPYNTGNKDWVYNDRFVGKNDRWRHSQWLEFLYQRLRLARDLLTPDGVIMVSINDENRAKLELLMDDVFGGMRVGSLAWRTRDTTSAKGQNFSDVHEHILVYAAEGFAFNGREKTQKKYKNPDKDPRGAWNGDPLTLAFDRFDRENLFYPLHNPDTDRWYPCDENRVWAYATEKRVTDGQELQAETMEEFIRRKQILFPAEEKVVIWNSLDEIYAAIEAGDVPVTPKRKRPLITKTTPDLEFWVGKQIGFGRPLFKKFWKDLRSHVNPLSSWIFRINEVYDDEDFAAMTSPQAGEGTEVIQAIFGRKVFQYPKPPALIKELLRQASKPGDIILDFFAGSATTGQCVLELNEEDDGNRRFILCSNSEATAADVNKNICRDVTAERLRRVVAGFAGFEAVPGDFAYLKLIKYDPADVALDATPENAFLTLSLRHADKLTAADDSDVQLVARGGGLAVIHCKRVTKAALEFMAALPEARLAVYSDRPHTVEERLSAGGKTVNSYAIADAIVKGQNKVGM